One Leucobacter muris DNA segment encodes these proteins:
- a CDS encoding gamma-glutamyltransferase family protein, producing MTGAGGAISTSHHLATEAGAAALEAGGNAIDAALAAAAALCVVYPNNVALGGDLMALVRSPDGEVRFLNATGTAPAGQSLDALRASYGEMLPLRGIDTVTVPGGVRGWEALHELGATRTWAQHLEAAVRYAAEGVPTARSVAAAIVEEREVLELDAGCRGVFIPEGLPLVQGQPLVQPALAASLRRLAERGASEFYEGELAQRWVAGLQELGSKIALEDAASYAAFWDDPLEGDYAGHRVITGPPNTSGFILLRALEAIAGGIEDPLESGAGALADSFRGGNAVRAAFLADPTAGGPTGAELIAMRRPEHPPPREAKPSGDTVGLSAVSADGWAISLINSVYFGFGAAVLEPETGILFQNRGTSFSLDPASPNAFAPGRRPRHTLMPVLILRDGELAWVPATMGGSAQPQIHTQLLLRSLAGSTPHEATHAPRWIVEEPGADGVVRVLIEEDVAVEARDAIAAAGFPLKTVPAYSEDLGHSNLIRVTPQGYEAASDPRSDGSAIVVDGTG from the coding sequence ATGACCGGAGCAGGCGGAGCGATCTCCACCTCTCACCACCTCGCCACCGAGGCCGGCGCCGCCGCCCTCGAGGCCGGCGGCAACGCGATCGACGCGGCCCTCGCCGCCGCGGCCGCCCTGTGCGTGGTGTACCCGAACAACGTCGCGCTCGGGGGCGACCTCATGGCGCTCGTGCGCAGCCCCGACGGCGAGGTGCGCTTCCTCAACGCCACGGGCACCGCACCGGCGGGGCAGTCGCTCGACGCGCTTCGAGCGTCGTACGGCGAGATGCTTCCGCTGCGCGGCATCGACACCGTGACGGTGCCAGGTGGCGTGCGGGGCTGGGAGGCGCTGCACGAGCTCGGGGCGACGCGCACTTGGGCGCAGCACCTCGAGGCCGCCGTCCGGTACGCCGCAGAGGGGGTGCCCACCGCCCGGTCGGTCGCCGCTGCCATCGTCGAGGAGCGCGAGGTGCTCGAGCTCGACGCGGGCTGCCGCGGCGTGTTCATCCCGGAGGGCCTGCCGCTCGTGCAGGGGCAGCCGCTCGTGCAGCCCGCGCTGGCCGCCTCGCTTCGCCGGCTCGCCGAGCGCGGGGCCTCGGAGTTCTACGAGGGCGAGCTCGCGCAGCGCTGGGTCGCCGGGCTCCAGGAACTCGGGTCGAAGATCGCGCTCGAGGACGCCGCCTCCTACGCCGCCTTCTGGGACGATCCGCTCGAGGGCGACTACGCCGGGCACCGCGTCATCACCGGGCCGCCGAACACCTCGGGGTTCATCCTGCTGCGCGCCCTCGAGGCCATCGCGGGCGGCATCGAGGATCCTCTCGAGTCCGGCGCCGGGGCGCTCGCCGACTCCTTCCGCGGCGGCAACGCCGTGCGGGCGGCGTTCCTCGCGGATCCCACGGCGGGAGGCCCCACCGGCGCCGAGCTCATCGCGATGCGCCGCCCCGAGCACCCGCCGCCGCGCGAGGCGAAGCCGAGCGGCGATACCGTCGGCCTCAGCGCCGTCAGCGCCGACGGCTGGGCGATCTCGCTCATCAACTCGGTGTACTTCGGCTTCGGCGCGGCGGTGCTCGAGCCCGAGACGGGCATCCTGTTCCAGAACCGCGGCACCTCCTTCTCCCTCGACCCCGCCTCGCCCAACGCGTTCGCGCCGGGCCGTCGGCCGCGCCACACCCTCATGCCGGTGCTGATCCTGCGCGACGGCGAGCTCGCGTGGGTGCCGGCGACGATGGGCGGATCGGCGCAGCCCCAGATCCATACCCAGCTGCTGCTGCGCTCGCTCGCGGGCAGCACGCCGCACGAGGCGACGCACGCCCCGCGCTGGATCGTCGAGGAGCCCGGCGCCGACGGGGTGGTGCGCGTGCTCATCGAGGAGGACGTGGCCGTGGAGGCTCGTGACGCCATCGCCGCTGCGGGGTTCCCGCTCAAGACGGTGCCCGCGTACAGCGAGGATCTGGGACACTCGAATCTGATCCGCGTCACGCCGCAGGGGTACGAGGCGGCGAGCGATCCGAGGTCGGACGGGTCGGCGATCGTGGTCGACGGCACCGGCTGA
- a CDS encoding IS256 family transposase, translating into MIDPVTGEIIDQKELAERLLAQAKEQGVSLTGPGGLLSQLTKNVLETALNAELTEHLGHEHGGTPIGENMRNGTRVKTVLTEIGPVEIEVPRDRDGSFEPVIVPKRKRRLDGIDQIVLSLSARGLTTGEIAAHFDEVYGAKVSKDTISRITEKVAGELAEWSSRPLDALYPVIFVDAIVVKVRDGQVRNTPFYVVMGVTVNGERDILGIWAGDGQEGARFWLQVFTELKNRGVEDVLIAVCDGLKGLPEAINTTWEQTVVQQCIVHLIRNSFRYAGRQHRDAIVRSLKPVYTAPSEQAAKDRFEEFAAEWGGRYPAIVQLWKNSWAEFVPFLEYDVEIRRVICTTNAIESINARYRRAVRARGHFPNEAAALKCLYLVTRSLDPTGGGRARWVMRWKPALNAFAITFAGRFEKTTHE; encoded by the coding sequence ATGATTGATCCCGTGACCGGGGAGATCATCGATCAGAAAGAACTCGCAGAACGCTTGCTCGCGCAGGCGAAGGAGCAGGGCGTGAGCCTGACGGGGCCGGGCGGCCTGCTCAGCCAGCTCACGAAGAACGTCCTCGAGACCGCGCTGAATGCCGAGTTGACCGAGCACCTCGGCCACGAGCACGGCGGGACCCCAATCGGCGAGAACATGCGTAACGGGACGCGGGTCAAGACGGTGCTGACAGAGATCGGCCCCGTCGAGATCGAAGTCCCGCGAGATCGAGACGGGTCGTTCGAGCCGGTGATCGTCCCCAAGCGGAAACGCCGACTGGACGGCATCGATCAGATCGTTCTGTCCCTTTCCGCTCGGGGGTTGACGACCGGTGAGATCGCTGCGCATTTCGACGAGGTCTATGGGGCGAAGGTCTCCAAGGACACGATCAGCCGGATCACCGAGAAGGTCGCCGGGGAACTCGCCGAATGGTCGAGCAGGCCGTTGGATGCGCTCTACCCGGTGATCTTCGTCGACGCGATCGTGGTGAAGGTCCGTGACGGGCAGGTGAGGAACACCCCGTTCTATGTCGTGATGGGCGTCACCGTGAACGGGGAACGCGACATCCTCGGCATCTGGGCCGGTGACGGTCAGGAGGGTGCGAGGTTCTGGCTGCAGGTGTTCACCGAGCTGAAGAACCGGGGTGTCGAGGACGTGCTCATCGCGGTCTGCGACGGGCTGAAGGGTCTCCCGGAGGCGATCAACACCACTTGGGAGCAAACGGTCGTCCAGCAGTGCATCGTCCATCTGATCCGCAACAGCTTCCGCTACGCCGGGCGGCAACACCGCGACGCGATCGTCCGTTCCCTCAAACCCGTCTACACGGCCCCGTCGGAGCAGGCGGCGAAGGATCGGTTCGAGGAGTTCGCCGCCGAGTGGGGCGGACGGTATCCGGCGATCGTGCAGCTCTGGAAGAACAGCTGGGCGGAGTTCGTGCCGTTCCTCGAGTATGACGTCGAGATCCGGCGGGTGATCTGCACGACCAACGCGATCGAGTCAATCAACGCTCGCTATCGGCGCGCCGTGAGAGCTCGGGGGCACTTTCCCAACGAGGCCGCCGCGCTGAAATGTCTCTACCTCGTGACGCGGTCGCTTGACCCGACTGGCGGCGGAAGGGCACGCTGGGTGATGAGGTGGAAGCCCGCGCTGAACGCGTTCGCGATCACCTTCGCCGGACGGTTCGAGAAAACCACTCACGAATGA
- a CDS encoding siderophore-interacting protein: protein MTSQTPLHRSAAIQSDDHNRGLVLGTATVHELHDISAHLVRVVLRIPDLAAEPLWERPNTALRFYLEDRFEAASRVYTVRSADPAAGTVEVDVVRHGAASPMMRWLEALQIGDAVQFGGPRPHFTIPDVDGREALIFADATSLPALYAILQQADESLTGRGWIATDDETAFAELPQLPGLPLSRIRPGVGFGSQLATVADPSAAVVWGAGERDEMREVRRFFRTGAGLAKEDVAVFGYWKRGTTNTQIDAERLAAYEKVLASGGTVTELDDLALPI, encoded by the coding sequence ATGACTTCCCAGACCCCGCTGCACCGCTCCGCCGCGATCCAGTCCGACGACCACAACCGCGGCCTCGTGCTGGGCACCGCCACGGTGCACGAGCTGCACGACATCTCCGCGCACCTCGTCCGGGTCGTGCTCCGCATCCCCGACCTCGCCGCCGAGCCGCTCTGGGAGCGACCGAACACGGCGCTGCGGTTCTACCTCGAGGACCGTTTCGAGGCGGCCTCCCGGGTGTACACCGTGCGCTCGGCGGACCCCGCGGCGGGCACCGTGGAGGTCGACGTGGTGCGGCACGGCGCCGCGAGCCCGATGATGCGCTGGCTCGAGGCGCTGCAGATCGGGGACGCCGTGCAGTTCGGCGGCCCGCGCCCCCACTTCACGATCCCCGACGTCGATGGGCGCGAAGCCCTGATCTTCGCGGACGCGACCTCGCTTCCCGCGCTGTACGCGATCCTGCAGCAGGCGGATGAGTCGCTGACGGGTCGGGGCTGGATCGCGACCGACGACGAGACGGCGTTCGCGGAACTGCCGCAGCTGCCCGGCCTGCCCCTCTCCCGGATCCGGCCCGGCGTCGGATTCGGCTCCCAGCTCGCCACCGTCGCGGATCCGTCTGCCGCGGTGGTCTGGGGTGCGGGAGAGCGCGACGAGATGCGCGAGGTGCGGCGGTTCTTCCGCACCGGGGCGGGCCTCGCGAAGGAGGACGTCGCGGTGTTCGGCTACTGGAAGCGTGGCACGACCAATACGCAGATCGACGCCGAGCGGCTCGCCGCGTACGAGAAGGTCCTCGCGTCCGGAGGCACGGTCACCGAGCTCGACGATCTCGCGCTCCCGATCTGA
- a CDS encoding HAD-IIA family hydrolase, with protein MDESVITSRRDEIECWLTDMDGVLVHEERAIPGAAELIQHWRTQEIPYLVLTNNSIFTARDLSARLAASGIDVPEERIWTSALATAAFLKQQKPGGSAFVIGEAGILTALHDAGYVMTESNPDFVVVGETRNYSFEAITKAVRLIMNGARFISTNPDATGPSADGPLPATGAINALITKVTGKVPYIVGKPNPMMFRSALNQIGAHSHNTGMIGDRMDTDVVAGMEAGLHTVLVMTGISDRREIERFPFRPDEILSSVAELLPQTGKAPAKPKG; from the coding sequence ATGGACGAGAGCGTGATCACCTCCAGGCGCGACGAGATCGAATGCTGGCTCACCGACATGGACGGCGTGCTGGTGCACGAGGAGCGCGCGATCCCGGGCGCCGCGGAGCTGATCCAGCACTGGCGCACCCAGGAGATCCCCTACCTCGTGCTCACCAACAACTCGATCTTCACGGCCCGCGACCTCAGCGCCCGGCTGGCCGCCTCCGGGATCGACGTGCCCGAGGAGCGGATCTGGACGAGCGCGCTCGCCACCGCCGCGTTCCTCAAGCAGCAGAAGCCCGGCGGCTCGGCGTTCGTGATCGGCGAGGCCGGCATCCTGACCGCCCTGCACGACGCGGGCTACGTGATGACAGAGTCGAACCCCGACTTCGTGGTGGTGGGCGAGACCCGCAACTACTCCTTCGAGGCGATCACGAAGGCGGTGCGCCTCATCATGAACGGCGCGCGATTCATCTCGACGAACCCCGACGCGACCGGCCCGAGCGCCGACGGCCCGCTGCCCGCGACGGGCGCGATCAACGCGCTCATCACGAAGGTGACCGGCAAGGTGCCCTACATCGTGGGCAAGCCGAACCCGATGATGTTCCGCTCGGCGCTCAACCAGATCGGCGCGCACTCGCACAACACCGGCATGATCGGCGACCGCATGGACACCGATGTGGTGGCCGGCATGGAGGCCGGGCTGCACACGGTGCTCGTGATGACGGGCATCTCGGACCGCCGCGAGATCGAGAGGTTCCCGTTCCGGCCGGATGAGATCCTCTCGTCGGTCGCCGAGCTGCTGCCGCAGACGGGCAAGGCGCCGGCGAAGCCGAAGGGCTGA
- a CDS encoding FadR/GntR family transcriptional regulator, with product MDWDSINRGATLSVPDRLSVDLERLILEGELAPGEKLPAERELAQHLGVSRVSIREALRELENRGLIDRKPGRGTIVLRPGERATIADDLLDTVAALRPEIHDIMELRAIVEPPIARLTASRATQRDLAQLRELVESMEKDVTKERYAELDRAFHQSIAQYTHNPLLALINEQIAQQIAPSRASRYQTKERREASSIAHRRIFEAIAEGDGDLAESEARAHVLDIAQQIALAGREKGAKQS from the coding sequence ATGGACTGGGATTCGATCAACAGGGGGGCGACCCTCTCGGTGCCCGACCGGCTCTCGGTCGACCTTGAACGCCTGATCCTCGAGGGCGAGCTCGCGCCGGGCGAGAAGCTTCCGGCCGAGCGCGAGCTCGCGCAGCACCTCGGCGTCTCGCGCGTCTCGATCCGGGAGGCGCTGCGGGAGCTCGAGAACCGCGGGCTCATCGACCGCAAGCCCGGGCGGGGCACGATCGTGCTGCGCCCCGGGGAGCGGGCCACGATCGCCGACGATCTGCTCGACACGGTCGCGGCGCTGCGGCCCGAGATCCACGACATCATGGAGCTGCGCGCCATCGTCGAGCCGCCCATCGCCCGCCTCACCGCCAGCCGGGCGACGCAGCGCGATCTGGCGCAGCTGCGGGAGCTCGTCGAGTCGATGGAGAAGGACGTCACGAAGGAGCGGTACGCCGAACTCGACCGCGCCTTCCACCAGTCCATCGCGCAGTACACCCACAACCCGCTGCTCGCGCTCATCAACGAGCAGATCGCGCAGCAGATCGCTCCGAGCCGTGCGAGCCGCTACCAGACGAAGGAGCGCCGCGAGGCGTCGAGCATCGCGCACCGGCGCATCTTCGAGGCGATCGCGGAGGGCGACGGAGACCTCGCCGAGAGCGAGGCCCGGGCGCACGTGCTCGACATCGCGCAGCAGATCGCCCTGGCCGGGCGAGAGAAGGGAGCGAAGCAGTCATGA
- a CDS encoding ABC transporter ATP-binding protein, whose amino-acid sequence MAEHPLTAPPPIAEANVPSDLGRAPAAVGAPPAPTTATVAPAALSARGLTVGYGGHEVVSRLDLAVPTGGFTVIIGPNGCGKSTLLRSLSRMIRPSRGSVLLDGRDLAALRAKQIARRVGTLAQAPTTPAAITVADLVARGRNPHQTLLRQWSRDDERAVAAALDEVGMTAHADRLVEELSGGQRQRAWIAMALAQETPILLLDEPTTYLDVAHQIDVLDLCSRLHEQGRTLVAVLHDLNLAGRYASHVVAMRDGAIVAQGAPDEVITVELLRTVFDLGARIIPDPETGRPLIIPRDRRAARPTPTDQENP is encoded by the coding sequence ATGGCTGAACACCCTCTCACCGCACCCCCTCCGATCGCGGAGGCGAACGTCCCATCCGACCTCGGCCGCGCGCCCGCGGCGGTCGGCGCGCCGCCCGCTCCGACCACGGCCACCGTGGCACCCGCGGCCCTCTCGGCACGGGGTCTCACGGTCGGCTACGGCGGTCACGAGGTCGTCTCCCGGCTGGATCTCGCAGTGCCGACCGGGGGCTTCACGGTGATCATCGGGCCGAACGGCTGCGGCAAGTCGACGCTGCTGAGATCGCTCTCGCGCATGATCCGCCCGAGTCGAGGATCGGTGCTGCTCGACGGGCGGGATCTCGCCGCTCTGCGCGCCAAGCAGATCGCGCGACGCGTCGGCACGCTCGCGCAGGCGCCGACCACGCCGGCCGCGATCACGGTGGCCGACCTCGTCGCGCGCGGCAGGAACCCTCATCAGACGCTGCTGCGGCAGTGGAGCCGGGATGACGAGCGCGCCGTCGCGGCCGCGCTCGACGAGGTGGGCATGACCGCTCACGCCGACCGCCTCGTCGAGGAGTTGAGCGGGGGGCAGCGGCAGCGGGCCTGGATCGCGATGGCGCTCGCGCAGGAGACCCCGATCCTGCTGCTCGACGAGCCCACCACCTACCTCGACGTGGCCCATCAGATCGACGTGCTGGATCTGTGCTCCCGCCTGCACGAGCAGGGTCGCACGCTGGTGGCGGTGCTGCACGACCTGAACCTCGCAGGCAGATACGCATCGCACGTCGTGGCGATGCGCGACGGAGCGATCGTCGCCCAGGGCGCGCCCGACGAGGTCATCACGGTCGAGCTCCTGCGCACCGTCTTCGATCTCGGCGCGCGGATCATCCCCGACCCCGAGACCGGGCGGCCGCTCATCATCCCGCGCGACCGGCGCGCGGCTCGACCGACCCCGACAGATCAGGAGAACCCATGA
- a CDS encoding ABC transporter ATP-binding protein: protein MRILEVEGLNVRYGVVRAVTDVDMHVDEGELVVVVGANGAGKSSLLRSIAGLNKSRGRISFLEKDVSSSRAEQRVRAGLSLVPEGRHIFGRMTVFENLQIAHWGASTDFSAEVASVFELFPRLEERRHQTAATLSGGEQQMLALSRALIRRPRLLMLDEPSMGLAPKVVAQMFEVIEEINRSGTSVLLIEQNARMALAIAHRGYLMETGRISGGGDAKAMLEDEQLHEAYFGKSTDT from the coding sequence GTGAGAATTCTCGAGGTCGAAGGCCTGAACGTGCGCTACGGCGTCGTCAGGGCGGTCACCGACGTCGACATGCACGTCGACGAGGGCGAACTCGTCGTCGTGGTCGGCGCGAACGGCGCGGGCAAGAGCAGCCTGCTGCGCTCGATCGCCGGGCTCAACAAGAGCCGCGGCAGGATCTCCTTCCTGGAGAAGGACGTGTCGTCGAGTCGAGCCGAGCAGCGCGTGCGCGCGGGGCTGTCGCTCGTGCCCGAGGGCCGGCACATCTTCGGGCGCATGACGGTGTTCGAGAATCTGCAGATCGCCCACTGGGGCGCGTCGACCGATTTCTCCGCCGAGGTCGCGAGCGTCTTCGAGCTCTTCCCGCGGCTCGAGGAGCGCCGGCACCAGACCGCCGCGACGCTCTCGGGCGGCGAGCAGCAGATGCTCGCGCTCTCCCGAGCGCTCATCAGGCGCCCGCGATTGCTTATGCTTGATGAACCGTCGATGGGTCTCGCCCCGAAGGTGGTCGCGCAGATGTTCGAGGTGATCGAGGAGATCAACCGCTCGGGCACGAGTGTGCTGCTCATCGAGCAGAACGCCAGGATGGCGCTCGCGATCGCGCATCGGGGCTACCTCATGGAGACCGGCAGGATCTCGGGCGGCGGCGACGCGAAGGCCATGCTCGAGGACGAGCAGCTGCACGAGGCCTACTTCGGCAAGAGCACGGACACGTGA
- a CDS encoding sulfite exporter TauE/SafE family protein — protein sequence MTQPSRPSILILAVLGAVTGLLSGLFGIGGGVVLVPMLVMFLGFQQRLAAGTSVAAILPAAVVGGIGYSLQGNVDWLAALLLAAGIVVGAQIGSYLLSRIPTGFLRWMFMAFLLGVVISLWFVIPQRDAVIDVTLLTGALLVVTGLITGVLSGLLGVGGGVVVVPVLMFFFGASDLVAKGTSLIMLIPGSISGTLGNARRRNVDLRSAAVLGIAASVLSPLGSVIATHIPPFWSNVAFSVLLAFILGQMLFKTLRSGKK from the coding sequence ATGACTCAGCCCAGCCGTCCCAGCATCCTCATCCTCGCCGTCCTCGGGGCGGTCACGGGCCTGCTCTCAGGCCTCTTCGGCATCGGGGGCGGTGTGGTGCTCGTGCCGATGCTGGTGATGTTCCTCGGCTTCCAGCAGCGTCTCGCCGCGGGCACCTCGGTGGCCGCCATCCTGCCGGCGGCGGTCGTGGGCGGCATCGGCTACTCGCTGCAGGGCAACGTCGACTGGTTGGCGGCGCTGCTGCTCGCCGCCGGTATCGTCGTCGGCGCGCAGATCGGCAGCTACCTGCTGTCGCGCATCCCGACGGGCTTCCTGCGCTGGATGTTCATGGCGTTCCTGCTGGGCGTGGTGATCAGCCTGTGGTTCGTGATCCCGCAGCGTGACGCGGTGATCGACGTCACCCTGCTCACCGGTGCACTGCTCGTGGTGACGGGCCTGATCACGGGCGTGCTCTCGGGGCTGCTGGGCGTGGGCGGCGGTGTGGTCGTCGTGCCGGTGCTGATGTTCTTCTTCGGCGCGAGCGACCTCGTCGCGAAGGGCACGTCGCTCATCATGCTCATCCCGGGCTCCATCTCGGGCACGCTCGGCAACGCGCGACGCCGCAACGTCGACCTGCGTTCGGCGGCCGTGCTCGGCATCGCGGCGAGCGTGCTGTCGCCGCTCGGCTCGGTGATCGCCACCCACATTCCGCCGTTCTGGTCGAACGTGGCGTTCTCGGTGCTGCTGGCCTTCATCCTCGGCCAGATGCTGTTCAAGACGCTGCGCTCCGGCAAGAAGTAG
- a CDS encoding FecCD family ABC transporter permease, whose translation MSAAALSVPSGRVLRVGPLSLRVRPRVLLVGALLLLVLLAIVTASLLIGSQRLGFSDLAAVVTGEARPSLTRSVLGRRLPRALTAALVGALLGMSGAAFQSLSRNPLGSPDIIGFTSGAATAAVFQIVVLSGGMIATAIAAVLGGIVTALIVYLLARRDGITGGLRLVLVGIGVGAVVSAISALLIARADIDDALLAQLWSSGSLTGRGWPHVWATLAALAVVGPVLLRLGRDLALIEMGDDSAHGVGVQVERTRFVAVIVAVAAAAAATAATGPIAFIAFAAGQIARRLAPVPGVLLGLSALIGAALLAGADLLSQNLDVGLRTPVGLVTSVLGGLYLLWLLARRI comes from the coding sequence GTGAGCGCGGCTGCGCTCTCCGTTCCGAGCGGTCGGGTGCTGCGCGTCGGCCCGCTGTCGCTGCGCGTGCGGCCCCGGGTGCTGCTCGTCGGCGCGCTCCTGCTCCTCGTGCTGCTCGCGATCGTCACCGCGTCGCTGCTGATCGGATCGCAACGGCTCGGCTTCTCCGATCTGGCGGCGGTCGTCACGGGTGAGGCGCGGCCGTCGCTCACCCGCTCGGTGCTGGGGCGACGGCTGCCGCGCGCGCTCACCGCCGCGCTCGTCGGCGCGCTCCTCGGAATGAGCGGGGCCGCCTTCCAGTCGCTCTCCCGCAATCCGCTCGGCTCCCCCGACATCATCGGATTCACCTCGGGGGCCGCGACAGCTGCGGTGTTCCAGATCGTGGTGCTCAGCGGCGGCATGATCGCCACGGCGATCGCGGCGGTGCTGGGCGGCATCGTCACGGCGCTGATCGTCTACCTCCTCGCCCGCCGGGACGGGATCACGGGCGGGCTGCGCCTCGTGCTCGTCGGCATCGGGGTGGGTGCGGTCGTCAGCGCGATATCGGCGCTGCTCATCGCGCGCGCCGACATCGACGACGCCCTGCTCGCGCAGCTCTGGAGCTCCGGCTCGCTCACGGGCCGCGGCTGGCCGCACGTCTGGGCGACCCTCGCGGCGCTCGCGGTGGTCGGACCGGTGCTGCTACGGCTCGGCCGCGATCTCGCGCTCATCGAGATGGGCGACGACAGCGCGCACGGCGTGGGCGTGCAGGTCGAGCGCACCCGGTTCGTCGCCGTGATCGTCGCGGTCGCCGCCGCAGCGGCCGCGACCGCTGCGACGGGCCCCATCGCCTTCATCGCCTTCGCCGCCGGGCAGATCGCCCGACGCCTCGCCCCGGTGCCGGGCGTGCTGCTCGGGCTCTCCGCCCTCATCGGCGCCGCGCTGCTCGCGGGCGCCGACCTCCTCTCGCAGAACCTCGATGTCGGGCTGCGCACACCCGTGGGGCTCGTCACGAGCGTGCTCGGCGGCCTCTACCTGCTGTGGCTGCTGGCCCGCCGCATCTGA
- the pgm gene encoding phosphoglucomutase (alpha-D-glucose-1,6-bisphosphate-dependent), whose translation MHERAGQPAQQDDLIDVEALLAAYTDVVPDPTDESQRVVFGTSGHRGSSLRGSFNEAHIVAISAAIAEYRAAQGIEGPLFIGSDTHPLSSPAEHTAREVLSAAGVKVLAKAGTGDEVFVPTPAVSHAILTHNRGRTADDPGRADGIVVTPSHNPPADGGFKYNPPHGGPADTDATNWIAARANELLAGGPAPAADGPAERSGGRRGVDAIPRASEDGLGGEPVGRYDFLGEYVEALGEVIDVDAIREAGVRMAAHPLGGASVAYWAAIRDRFDLDLTVLGPGVDPQWGFMHLDWDGKIRMDPSSRHVMSTVADYQPLYDLVTGNDADADRHGIVTRDGGLMNPNHYLAVAIDYLLTRRPGWAASARIGKTLVSSALIDRVVASHGRELLEVPVGFKWFVPGLSSGEVVFGGEESAGASFQRFDGSAWSTDKDGILLALLAAEIRAVTGQSPSERYRELTERFGDPAYARVDAAATPEQKGRLGGLSPDDVTDTELAGDPITAILTRASGNDAPIGGLKVQTEHAWFAARPSGTEDVMKIYAESFRGPEHLAEVQRAAQQLVQRVLG comes from the coding sequence ATGCATGAGAGAGCAGGGCAGCCCGCGCAGCAGGACGACCTCATCGACGTCGAGGCGCTGCTGGCCGCGTACACCGACGTGGTTCCGGATCCCACCGACGAGTCCCAGCGGGTCGTGTTCGGCACCTCGGGCCACCGGGGCTCGTCGCTGCGGGGCTCCTTCAACGAGGCGCACATCGTCGCGATCAGCGCGGCCATCGCCGAGTATCGCGCGGCGCAGGGCATCGAGGGCCCGCTCTTCATCGGCTCCGACACGCATCCCCTGTCGTCCCCGGCCGAGCACACGGCCCGGGAGGTCCTGTCCGCCGCGGGCGTGAAGGTGCTCGCGAAGGCGGGAACGGGCGACGAGGTCTTCGTGCCGACGCCCGCGGTGAGCCACGCGATCCTCACCCACAACCGCGGCCGCACGGCCGACGACCCCGGCCGCGCCGACGGCATCGTCGTCACCCCGAGCCACAACCCGCCGGCCGACGGGGGCTTCAAGTACAACCCGCCGCACGGCGGGCCCGCCGACACCGACGCGACGAACTGGATCGCCGCCCGCGCCAACGAACTGCTCGCGGGCGGGCCGGCCCCTGCCGCCGACGGCCCGGCTGAGCGGAGCGGCGGGCGGCGCGGCGTCGATGCGATCCCGCGGGCCTCCGAGGACGGCCTCGGCGGAGAGCCGGTGGGGCGCTACGACTTCCTGGGCGAGTACGTCGAGGCGCTCGGCGAGGTCATCGACGTCGACGCGATCCGCGAGGCCGGCGTGCGCATGGCCGCGCACCCGCTCGGCGGCGCGAGCGTGGCCTACTGGGCCGCGATCCGGGATCGCTTCGACCTCGACCTGACCGTGCTCGGCCCGGGCGTCGACCCGCAGTGGGGCTTCATGCACCTCGACTGGGACGGCAAGATCCGCATGGATCCCTCCTCGCGCCACGTCATGTCGACGGTGGCCGACTACCAGCCGCTCTACGACCTCGTCACGGGCAACGACGCCGACGCCGACCGGCACGGCATCGTCACCCGCGACGGCGGGCTCATGAACCCCAACCACTACCTGGCCGTCGCCATCGACTACCTGCTGACGCGCCGGCCCGGCTGGGCGGCGTCGGCCAGGATCGGCAAGACCCTCGTCTCGTCGGCGCTCATCGACCGCGTCGTGGCCTCGCACGGGCGCGAGCTGCTCGAGGTGCCCGTGGGGTTCAAGTGGTTCGTGCCCGGCCTGTCGTCGGGCGAGGTGGTGTTCGGCGGGGAGGAGAGCGCCGGCGCCTCGTTCCAGCGCTTCGACGGCAGCGCGTGGAGCACCGACAAGGACGGCATCCTGCTCGCCCTGCTCGCCGCCGAGATCCGCGCGGTCACCGGCCAGTCGCCGTCCGAGCGCTACCGCGAGCTGACCGAGCGCTTCGGCGATCCCGCCTACGCCCGCGTCGACGCGGCCGCGACGCCCGAGCAGAAGGGCCGCCTCGGCGGGCTCTCGCCCGACGACGTGACCGACACCGAACTGGCGGGCGACCCGATCACGGCGATCCTCACCCGCGCCTCGGGCAACGACGCCCCCATCGGCGGCCTCAAAGTGCAGACCGAGCACGCCTGGTTCGCGGCGCGCCCCTCGGGCACCGAGGACGTCATGAAGATCTACGCCGAGTCGTTCCGCGGCCCCGAGCACCTCGCCGAGGTGCAGCGGGCGGCGCAGCAGCTCGTGCAGCGGGTGCTCGGCTGA